One segment of Leptospiraceae bacterium DNA contains the following:
- the mtaB gene encoding tRNA (N(6)-L-threonylcarbamoyladenosine(37)-C(2))-methylthiotransferase MtaB, producing the protein MKNTVSFHTLGCRLNIFETDGLANSFSRLGINTVPESEKPEIVVINTCTVTNRADSKNRNIIRNAIKNNPGSQVWVTGCYAETDKEIIEKIPGVTGVVGNTDKSKLPYIILEKSQSLENIVQKSLDRFSYSDVLPQNHTRAYLKIQDGCNRVCSYCKIPQARGKGVSRNSKDVLDQVKFLQDNGVGEIILTGVNLGWFRDESNTKNFNRLLLKILDTMEYSRLRISSIEPSDVGHELAEITLHPRFCNYLHVPMQSGSSKILKLMKRSYTAETFYKRIKLVKEKNPNIFIGTDIITGFPAEDEMDFNESLQLARDLEIAKIHAFPFSVRKGTSAEQFKDNVSKEEKKERVKKLTNLSLLQYKNFGLKNIGKTREAILENDGTCLTDDYLKLKIQYHQKFSVGQFLNIRIDSYEEPNSELKEGHFLGSVV; encoded by the coding sequence ATGAAAAATACCGTTAGTTTTCATACACTAGGTTGTAGATTAAATATTTTTGAAACGGATGGTTTAGCAAATTCGTTTTCGAGATTAGGAATTAACACTGTCCCTGAATCAGAAAAACCCGAAATAGTTGTAATAAACACCTGCACGGTAACAAATAGAGCCGATTCAAAAAATAGAAATATTATCCGAAATGCAATTAAAAATAATCCAGGATCACAAGTATGGGTTACTGGTTGTTATGCAGAAACAGATAAGGAGATAATAGAAAAAATTCCAGGTGTAACTGGAGTTGTGGGTAATACTGATAAATCTAAACTTCCCTACATTATTTTAGAAAAAAGTCAATCCTTAGAAAATATTGTTCAAAAAAGTCTCGATCGATTTTCGTATTCAGATGTTCTCCCCCAAAACCATACACGTGCTTATTTGAAAATCCAAGATGGGTGTAATCGAGTTTGTTCCTATTGTAAAATACCGCAGGCTCGAGGAAAGGGTGTAAGCAGAAACTCTAAAGATGTATTAGACCAAGTAAAATTTTTACAAGACAACGGTGTAGGTGAAATAATATTAACCGGTGTAAATTTAGGTTGGTTTAGAGATGAATCCAATACAAAAAACTTCAATCGTCTTTTACTAAAAATCTTAGATACAATGGAGTATTCTAGACTTCGTATATCGTCGATTGAACCCTCCGATGTAGGCCATGAACTTGCAGAAATAACACTTCATCCTAGATTTTGCAATTACCTTCATGTACCAATGCAAAGCGGAAGTAGTAAAATATTAAAACTAATGAAAAGAAGTTACACTGCTGAAACTTTTTACAAAAGAATAAAACTTGTAAAAGAAAAAAATCCAAATATATTTATTGGAACGGATATAATAACTGGATTTCCGGCTGAAGATGAAATGGATTTTAACGAATCATTACAATTAGCCCGTGATCTAGAAATAGCAAAGATACATGCATTTCCCTTCTCCGTTCGAAAAGGTACTTCTGCCGAACAATTCAAAGACAATGTTTCAAAAGAAGAAAAAAAAGAGAGAGTCAAAAAATTAACAAATCTCTCTTTATTACAATATAAAAATTTCGGACTGAAGAATATAGGAAAAACACGAGAGGCAATTTTAGAAAATGATGGAACCTGTCTAACAGATGATTATTTAAAACTCAAAATACAATATCACCAAAAATTCAGTGTTGGACAATTCTTAAATATACGTATAGATTCTTACGAAGAACCAAATTCGGAATTAAAAGAAGGTCATTTTCTAGGATCTGTAGTTTAA
- a CDS encoding ATP-dependent Clp protease ATP-binding subunit, translating into MVEFTKRAKRVINEMAGEEAKRLGHDFVGPEHIFLGLLREEDSVAVKILINLNINLNELKREVEKKSREDNLLLDLPTSQDKYQRIVESSKEEAKRMKHNYVGTEHILLALLRDNNNIASAVLSTFGVNYNVIKSEILRLLGVPPVGTVGVSSGQQSSQQPNQPRGEKSKTPILDEFARDLTQLARDKKLDPVIGRAKEIERVIQILSRKTKNNPVLIGESGVGKTAIVEGLAISIIEKTVPELLYEKRVLSLDLAGLIAGTKYRGEFEERLKKIMKEITSSTNIIIFIDELHTLIGAGAAEGAVDAANILKPALARGELQCIGATTITEYRKYIEKDSALERRFQTVKVAEPSVEDAIKILDGLKKAYESHHKVRYTAKALEQAVKLSHRYINDRYLPDKAIDIIDEAGSKARLANCGRPESIKEAEEEIRVLSVKKEELVRSQEYEKAASVRDEVNRKKLVVEDMTRAWQERLETQAVTIDEDQILSVISMWTGIPLEKMEESENEKLVNMSSTLRQRVVGQDNAIETISRAVKRSRTGFKNEKRPTGSFIFLGPTGVGKSELAKAVATFLFGKEDHILRIDMSEYMEPHAVSRLIGAPPGYVGYDDGGQLTEFVRRKPYSVILLDEIEKAHHDLFNILLQIMEEGNLTDTKGRKVNFRDTIIIMTSNIGAKEIQKGGRVGFEDQEGDKDKAKSELARDELKKYFNPEFLNRVDEVIYFQPLKKEEIVAIVSIMLKDFNQKLLEKKLLITMTQDAKEYMAEIGYDSAFGARPLRRIFQKELEDYLANQLLTGSYKMPTIIKMDSKDKKFTFDEQPWEDYGLENDDNNSKEKEVVTAN; encoded by the coding sequence ATGGTAGAATTCACAAAAAGGGCTAAAAGAGTAATCAATGAAATGGCTGGAGAAGAAGCCAAACGTTTAGGTCACGACTTCGTAGGTCCGGAGCATATTTTTCTAGGACTACTCAGAGAAGAGGATTCGGTAGCTGTAAAAATCCTCATAAACCTCAATATCAATTTAAATGAATTAAAACGAGAAGTAGAAAAAAAATCTCGAGAAGATAATCTTCTATTAGATTTGCCAACAAGCCAAGACAAATACCAAAGAATTGTTGAATCATCTAAAGAAGAAGCAAAACGAATGAAACACAATTATGTTGGAACTGAACATATATTATTAGCTTTGCTGAGGGATAACAACAATATTGCGTCTGCAGTACTTTCTACTTTCGGTGTAAATTATAACGTTATAAAAAGTGAAATTCTTCGATTATTAGGAGTGCCTCCTGTCGGAACCGTTGGAGTTAGCTCTGGTCAACAATCCAGCCAACAGCCAAACCAACCACGTGGTGAAAAAAGCAAAACTCCTATTCTAGACGAATTCGCTCGTGATCTAACGCAACTCGCTCGAGACAAAAAATTAGATCCAGTAATCGGCAGAGCCAAAGAAATAGAGCGGGTAATTCAAATTCTCTCCCGCAAAACAAAAAACAATCCTGTATTAATTGGAGAATCTGGAGTTGGAAAAACAGCTATAGTAGAAGGTTTAGCCATATCAATTATCGAAAAAACTGTTCCAGAATTATTATATGAGAAAAGAGTTCTTTCTCTTGATCTTGCAGGATTAATTGCCGGCACTAAATACAGAGGTGAATTCGAAGAACGCCTTAAAAAAATTATGAAGGAAATTACATCCTCTACTAACATAATTATATTCATTGATGAATTACATACTTTGATTGGTGCCGGTGCGGCGGAAGGAGCTGTAGATGCGGCTAATATCCTAAAACCTGCACTTGCTCGTGGAGAATTACAGTGCATTGGCGCAACTACAATCACTGAATACAGAAAATATATCGAAAAAGATTCAGCTTTAGAAAGACGTTTTCAAACAGTTAAAGTGGCTGAACCGTCTGTTGAAGATGCCATTAAAATTCTAGATGGTCTAAAAAAAGCATATGAGTCTCACCATAAAGTCCGTTATACTGCAAAGGCATTAGAACAAGCTGTCAAACTTTCTCATCGTTATATCAATGATCGATACTTACCAGATAAAGCGATTGATATCATTGATGAGGCAGGATCCAAAGCACGTTTAGCAAATTGTGGCCGACCTGAATCGATCAAAGAGGCAGAAGAAGAGATACGCGTATTATCTGTCAAAAAAGAAGAGTTAGTTCGTTCACAAGAATATGAAAAAGCAGCTAGTGTTAGAGATGAAGTAAATCGTAAAAAGTTAGTTGTCGAAGACATGACAAGAGCTTGGCAAGAGCGACTCGAAACACAGGCAGTGACGATTGACGAAGATCAAATTCTCTCCGTAATATCTATGTGGACAGGTATCCCACTTGAAAAAATGGAAGAATCAGAAAATGAAAAATTAGTAAATATGTCTTCCACTCTGCGACAAAGAGTTGTCGGACAGGACAATGCAATTGAAACTATTTCGAGGGCAGTTAAACGCTCACGAACTGGCTTTAAAAATGAAAAACGACCAACTGGATCTTTTATTTTCTTAGGTCCAACTGGTGTGGGCAAATCTGAATTAGCCAAGGCAGTTGCGACTTTCCTTTTCGGAAAAGAAGATCATATCCTAAGAATTGACATGTCCGAATACATGGAGCCGCATGCAGTATCTAGATTAATCGGTGCACCTCCGGGATATGTAGGATATGATGATGGTGGACAGCTAACAGAATTTGTTCGTCGTAAACCATATTCCGTTATTTTATTAGATGAAATAGAAAAGGCTCACCATGATTTATTCAATATTCTATTGCAAATTATGGAAGAAGGAAACCTAACTGATACAAAAGGAAGAAAGGTCAACTTTAGAGATACAATTATAATTATGACTTCTAATATTGGTGCGAAAGAAATTCAAAAAGGTGGACGCGTAGGTTTTGAAGATCAAGAAGGTGATAAAGACAAGGCAAAATCAGAATTAGCAAGAGATGAGCTAAAAAAATACTTTAATCCAGAATTTTTAAATCGTGTGGATGAAGTTATTTACTTTCAACCTCTAAAAAAAGAAGAGATCGTTGCCATTGTGAGTATCATGTTAAAAGATTTTAATCAAAAATTGTTAGAGAAAAAGCTATTAATCACCATGACACAAGATGCAAAAGAATACATGGCGGAAATTGGCTATGACTCTGCCTTTGGTGCAAGACCTTTAAGACGAATTTTCCAAAAGGAATTAGAGGATTATTTGGCGAATCAATTACTAACTGGTTCTTATAAAATGCCTACCATCATAAAGATGGATTCCAAAGACAAAAAATTTACTTTTGATGAACAACCTTGGGAAGACTATGGCTTGGAAAATGATGACAATAATTCTAAAGAAAAAGAAGTGGTTACTGCGAATTGA
- a CDS encoding alkaline phosphatase family protein — MKKVFFIFFLFLISIQAEDNKQILKRISFGSCLEQWNPQEIWQPILNIKPDVFLWLGDNIYYDSYIAEEKKYYYNLLTSRKEFKELKKIATMLYTWDDHDYGINDSGGEYEDKVNSQRIFLESFEEKKDSHRWSRPGIYDSYYFGPKGKRVQIILLDTRYFRSEIKRDWRKIFGIKRNIPNTDANATVLGETQWKWFSEELEKPADLRIIVSSIQLINNSHNFEKWGNFPADRNKFFDLITEKQAKRIIILSGDRHMSELSVEKENLPYPIYEFTSSSLNKPFKFMKPENNPNRIGAPIIEENFGNLEIYWEAKEPYIELKIIGLNDKIEFIHKVKFSEIE; from the coding sequence ATGAAAAAAGTTTTCTTTATTTTTTTCCTTTTTCTTATTTCAATTCAAGCAGAAGATAATAAACAAATTCTTAAACGTATCAGTTTTGGATCTTGCCTAGAACAATGGAATCCACAAGAAATATGGCAACCGATTCTAAATATTAAACCAGACGTATTTTTATGGCTTGGGGATAATATCTATTATGACTCCTACATAGCCGAAGAAAAGAAATACTATTATAATTTACTAACTAGTCGTAAAGAATTCAAAGAATTAAAAAAAATAGCAACCATGTTGTATACATGGGATGACCATGACTATGGAATCAATGATTCCGGAGGCGAATATGAAGATAAAGTCAATTCTCAAAGAATTTTTCTAGAATCTTTTGAGGAAAAAAAAGATTCACACCGATGGAGTCGTCCAGGGATTTATGATTCGTATTACTTTGGTCCAAAGGGAAAAAGAGTTCAGATTATTTTACTAGACACTCGATATTTCCGTTCAGAGATAAAAAGAGATTGGCGAAAAATCTTTGGAATCAAACGAAATATTCCGAACACAGATGCAAACGCAACAGTGCTTGGAGAGACTCAATGGAAGTGGTTTTCGGAAGAATTAGAAAAACCAGCGGATTTAAGAATAATTGTATCGAGTATCCAACTCATCAACAATTCTCATAACTTTGAAAAATGGGGCAACTTCCCCGCAGATCGAAATAAATTCTTTGATTTAATAACAGAAAAGCAAGCCAAAAGAATAATAATTCTAAGTGGTGATAGGCATATGTCTGAGCTTTCGGTAGAAAAAGAAAACCTCCCCTATCCTATTTATGAATTCACGTCTAGTTCTTTAAATAAACCATTTAAATTTATGAAACCGGAAAATAACCCCAATCGGATTGGTGCTCCCATTATCGAAGAAAACTTTGGAAACCTAGAAATTTATTGGGAAGCTAAGGAACCGTATATCGAGCTAAAAATTATTGGTTTAAATGATAAAATTGAATTTATTCATAAGGTAAAATTTAGCGAAATCGAGTAA